A genomic stretch from Desulfonauticus submarinus includes:
- a CDS encoding precorrin-8X methylmutase: protein MNKGIIILSHGSRNLEVQKNFLQMVNRIAKRLPTLPIKPAFFSLATPNLEQAIKDLKSQKIQKIIIYPYFLNTGVHIKHDLPNLISQFKQKFPNISFEITSILGEEPLLEELIFEKISLQLWSYNTKKLPQEIENQSFEFITQFLTNTPFSDEERSVLTRVIHATCDFSYISTLKFHPKAIKIGNKLIKEKAPIFCDVQMVKAGLTTLENVFCLINDPKIKQKALDNSITRAVASFREWGDKLNDSLIVIGNAPTALEEVLRLFYEHRIKPALIIGVPVGFVGAAASKEMLLKSKIPYITNLGPKGGSSVAAAIVNGIKNLKTKKN, encoded by the coding sequence ATGAACAAAGGAATTATAATATTAAGTCATGGGAGTAGAAATTTAGAGGTGCAAAAAAATTTTCTACAAATGGTAAATCGAATTGCTAAACGCTTACCCACACTTCCTATTAAACCAGCTTTTTTTTCCTTAGCCACACCAAATTTAGAACAAGCAATTAAAGACTTAAAAAGTCAAAAAATTCAAAAAATAATAATATATCCTTATTTTTTAAATACAGGGGTACATATTAAACATGATTTACCCAATCTAATTTCCCAGTTCAAACAAAAATTCCCAAACATTTCTTTTGAAATTACTTCTATCTTAGGAGAAGAGCCTCTTTTAGAAGAGTTGATTTTTGAAAAAATAAGTCTTCAGCTCTGGTCATACAATACAAAAAAACTTCCACAAGAAATAGAAAACCAAAGCTTTGAATTTATCACTCAATTTTTAACAAATACACCCTTTTCTGACGAGGAAAGAAGTGTTTTAACTAGGGTTATTCATGCTACATGTGATTTTTCTTATATTTCCACTTTAAAATTTCATCCTAAGGCTATAAAAATAGGAAACAAACTCATTAAAGAAAAAGCACCTATTTTTTGTGATGTGCAAATGGTCAAAGCTGGTCTTACAACTTTAGAAAATGTATTTTGTTTAATAAATGATCCCAAGATAAAACAAAAAGCTCTAGACAACAGCATAACTAGAGCTGTAGCTAGCTTTAGAGAATGGGGAGATAAATTAAATGATTCATTGATAGTTATAGGAAATGCTCCTACAGCCTTAGAGGAAGTATTGCGTTTATTTTATGAACACAGGATTAAACCAGCACTCATAATCGGAGTACCTGTTGGATTTGTTGGAGCTGCAGCCAGCAAAGAAATGCTTTTAAAGAGTAAAATACCTTATATTACTAACTTAGGCCCCAAAGGAGGTTCTTCTGTAGCAGCAGCTATAGTAAATGGAATAAAAAATCTTAAAACTAAGAAGAACTAG
- a CDS encoding tetratricopeptide repeat protein: MKPKVSRRDFLTGFFKRFRSEESGFTGLSPILVKADRSLEQGDYRTAIENYEIVLKDEGKDVDILKKCGYAYFRLHEFEQAREYFDKVMDIRPKEQFCLLYKGLSFAYEGNLKQAVEEWKSYFNIQKPIIQRTLNAIIALYEAGEEQDYQEVVQNVEDAILEQRKASSS; this comes from the coding sequence ATGAAGCCTAAAGTGTCTAGGCGTGATTTTTTAACAGGCTTTTTTAAAAGATTTAGATCAGAAGAATCTGGTTTTACAGGTCTTAGTCCTATTTTAGTAAAAGCAGATAGATCCTTAGAACAAGGTGATTATCGGACAGCTATAGAAAATTATGAGATTGTTTTAAAAGATGAAGGTAAAGATGTAGATATTTTAAAAAAGTGTGGCTATGCCTATTTTAGATTACATGAATTTGAACAAGCTAGAGAATATTTTGATAAAGTAATGGACATTAGGCCAAAAGAGCAATTTTGTCTTTTATATAAGGGTCTTAGCTTTGCTTACGAAGGCAATTTAAAGCAGGCAGTAGAGGAATGGAAATCTTATTTCAATATTCAAAAACCTATCATTCAGCGCACTCTGAATGCAATTATTGCCTTATATGAAGCTGGAGAGGAACAGGATTATCAGGAAGTGGTTCAGAATGTAGAAGATGCGATTTTAGAACAGAGAAAAGCTAGTTCTTCTTAG